The sequence GCGCGGGTGGCTAACGCCGTCGTCGCCAGCGCCGATGACAGGGCATGACCTCGCTCCGTGTTGCCGGGGCCCTCGCGGTCGCCTTGACGGCGCCCTGGGCGTCGGTGGCGACCGCCCGGGCCGACGCGTTCGCGCAGTTCGGCGCGGTTTCGGTGATGGCATCGCCGTCGTGCGCGGGAACCGTCAGCGCCGACGCCCAGGTGACACCGGTGCAGGTCGACGACCGAGTGGAGAACGGCGTCCGCGTCGCGATCCACTACGACGCCGGCGTCTACGACGGTTCGTGTGCACTCACGGTGACCGCCTCATGGGCGAACCTCGACACCGGCGCATCGGGACGCGACGACGTCACCGCGGTCTCGATCATCGACGGCCACTACGGGTTCATCGGCTACGCCAACACCACATTCACCACCGGGACCGGGACGGTCGTCGTCACGCTCAGTACCCACCCCGGTGCGCAGATGCGGATGACCATCTGAGCTTGTCGGTGGCCGCGCGCATGCTGATCGCACCACGACAAAAGGACGCACCATGTGCTGGCGATGCGACAACCCCCACAGCCCCATCGAGGACTATCTGGACGAGCTCAGGGCCATCATCAGAGACCACGGCTGGGCGGTCCAGTGTGTCGAAGACGAGAAACGGCCTTTCGCGTACACGGTCGGCCTGCACGGCCCGGGTGCGCCGGAACTGTTGATCAGCGGCGTGTCACCTCAAGGCGCGAGCCACGTGTTGAACTCCGTGGCGCGCGGGATGATTGGTGAGGGCACCATAGTGGCCCCGGCGATGCGGATCGACTGCCGGGACGGTCCTCTCATCGAAGTCGTCGAGGTCGAGCACCCCGATGTGCACCTGAAGTTCGCGATCAGACTGTTCGGCCCGCGGGTTCGCGCCCTGCAACTGGTGTGGGCCGATGAGCGCGGGCGCTGGCCGTGGGACCCCAGTTGGCGGCACGGTCGTCGCCGCCAACCGGTTCTCGGGCTTCGAGGCCGATGATTTCGCTCTTGCCTAGAGTGATGAGCTCGAACTGCAGAGGGTGAAGGAGGCAGCATGACGCTGGCGGAGCAACTGTGGTCAGAGAACGCTGACGTGGTGGCCGAGGTGCTGGACAACCCGTTCGTGCGCGGCATCGGAGACGGCTCACTGGACCGAAAACTGTTCGCCGGCTACGTCGCTCAGGACGCGTACTTCCTCGAATCGTTCGCCCGTGCCTACGCGTTGGCGCTGGCACGCAGCCCCGACACGGCGACGCTGCTGACCTTCGCCGACCTTCTCGCCGGGGTCCGTGAGGAACTGCGGTTGCACGAGTCGTACGCGTCGTCGTGGGGCATCGACATGGCCAACGTCGAGCCCGCCCCGGCGACCTTGGCCTACACCGAGTTCCTCTTGGCCACCGCCGCGACCGGCAGTGTGGGGGTGGTGTGCGCCGCGATGACGCCGTGTATGCGGCTCTACGCCCACGTCGGCACCGCGCTGGACGCCGACACCGCCGGGCCGTACCGCCAATGGGTGGAAACCTACGCCGACCCTGGCTTCGACGAAGTGGCCGCGCTGCTGGAAAAGCTGCTCGACCAACACGTCGACGACCTCACGGCCGCGCGGATGGCCTACCGCCGGGCAATGCGGCTGGAGCTGGCGTTCTTCGATGCGGCCCTCAAGCCGGGCCCGTGAGACGGGCCGCTGCGCGCCGGAACGGCCATTCACATACGGGCGGCGCTTAAGCTAACGTCGAAATGAGTGCCCTTTACTTCGACGATGGGATTGCCGTATGACTGTCACCGGTGAGCGTCCAGAAATCCTCCTGGAGGATGTCGAGTTCAACCGCCGCGCTCATCCCGACAAGCCGCTGCGCCCCATCCCGCCGGGTCGCGACCATTTCGCCGCCCAGTGGCGGCAGATGCGCGAGTTCATGTTCGGCCAGTGGATCGACATCGACAAAGAGGTCGAACCCAACGCCCTCACCCGGCTGCGCGACGACTACTTCTGGCAGGGCGACGAGTACATCATCGGCGTGGTCGACGCATTCGAGCGCCTCGGCTACGAGAAGGGCCGCGCACTCTACGAACAGGCGCTGACCCAGGGCATCGACTCTCTCGACGATCCGCCCCGTGAGTTCGTCGAGTTCTTCGAACACCTCGATCAGCTACCGAGCCAGTTCGATCTCGAGGCCGCTGAACGCGGCCGCATGCTGGCGATGTCGGCCACCAAGACCGCCACCATGATCATCCAGGGGTGGGCGTTCTACGAGACCGCGATGACCGGAGATATCTCCGCATCCACCGGTGCCACCGGTCGCTTCGCCGACGACGGCCCGCGTCGCTTCATCGAGACCGCACGGGTCTTCGCGGAGTTCACGCTGCCCGACATCTTCGACCGGCATTCGGAAGCCTTCCAGGATGTGATTCGGGTGCGGTTGATGCACGGGCTGGCCAGCCGCGGCTTGCGCCGCAAATGGGGCGACGACGTCTATCTCAAGTTCGGCGAGCCCATCCCGGTCACGTCGCTGCTCGGGTTCGGCAGCGGGATGCTGCTCGGCCGGCTCGTCGACCACGCGTTCGGACGCAAGCTGACCCACCAGGAACTCGAGGACCTCGCCGAGTACTCGTCGTACTCGGGACGGCTGTGGGGCGCGCCCGAGCGGCTCTACTCCCCGACCGGCCTGGAGCTGATCAAGTCGTTGAACTACGTCCTGGCCAGGGGCGGTAACCCGTCGCCGTGGCGCGCCGAACTCGTCGACGCCATCGCCGGTCCCGCGCACCTGACGACCCTGACCGACGCCCTTCCCGGCGTCGTCAAGAAGTTGGTGGCCCGGCACGCCAACCAGCTCACCGCAACCCTCGCGCTCGTCCCGGCGGGCGCGGTGTTCGGATACCAGCAGATCGAGGCGATGGTCGCCGGTAGCTTCTTCGAGCCGCTGGGCTACAACTACGAGCGCCGAATCCGGATCTTCAAGGAGATTGCCAAGCTCAACGTCCGCATCGCGATGGTGGCCGACAAGCTGCCGTGGTCCAACCCGATCCGCGAGCAGAGAAAGAAGACCGGCGCGGCCGCGCGCGAGCGGATCGCGATGCTGGACAAGATCGCCAAGAATCGCCAGATTCCATTGACCTACACCAGCCACGACCGCTCGACAAAAGGTGAGGGGTTCACCGGCTAGGCGACCACCCCGATCGCACTGCCCGCCAACGCCTCTGCGCACTGATCGCAGCCCAACTCGGGAACGAACGGGTGCCCGCACGCGGTGTGGGTGAACAACAACGCCGGTCCGTCCGGGGCGCCGAGATAGGTCTCACCCCAGTGGATCGCGGTCGCGATGACGGGATAGAACGCCAGACCCTTTGGCGTGAGGTGGTATTCGGACCAGTCCGCGCGACCGGGATGCGCGGCGGCCTGTAGGACGCCGATGTCGCAGAACAGTCGTAGGCGGTCGGCGACCACCGCCGCGGGGGCCGACAGCCGGGTCTGGAAGTCGGTGAATCGGCGGGTCCCGAGAAAGGCGGCCCCCATGATCGCCGACGCCCACCGGTTGCCGAAGATCGCCATGGTTTCGGGGAACAAACCCGCGTCGGGCGGCGCGTCAGTGCGGACGCGGCGACGGGTGACGGCGCGTGGGACCGAGCGACGCCAGCCGCCGCTGGGTCCCCAGGAGGCGTCGATGTGAACGACGTGGACCGGTTGCCGGCAGTGCCCGCACCGCAGAACCGGCGAGAAGTCCTGGCCGCATCCCTGGTGGCGCATGGCCGGCAACGACCGGATGTGACCCTCGACCCAGGTGCGTTCCCAATGCCATATCGACACCAGCACCGGCCACAGCGCCCGGCAGGGCTCGGTCGGGTGGTAGTCGGCGCGCGGAGGCTGGTCCTGGTAGACGCGGCGCTCGAGCAGACCGTCATCCACCAGCGACCGCA comes from Mycolicibacterium pulveris and encodes:
- a CDS encoding DUF4262 domain-containing protein yields the protein MCWRCDNPHSPIEDYLDELRAIIRDHGWAVQCVEDEKRPFAYTVGLHGPGAPELLISGVSPQGASHVLNSVARGMIGEGTIVAPAMRIDCRDGPLIEVVEVEHPDVHLKFAIRLFGPRVRALQLVWADERGRWPWDPSWRHGRRRQPVLGLRGR
- a CDS encoding TenA family protein, which translates into the protein MTLAEQLWSENADVVAEVLDNPFVRGIGDGSLDRKLFAGYVAQDAYFLESFARAYALALARSPDTATLLTFADLLAGVREELRLHESYASSWGIDMANVEPAPATLAYTEFLLATAATGSVGVVCAAMTPCMRLYAHVGTALDADTAGPYRQWVETYADPGFDEVAALLEKLLDQHVDDLTAARMAYRRAMRLELAFFDAALKPGP
- a CDS encoding oxygenase MpaB family protein, producing the protein MTVTGERPEILLEDVEFNRRAHPDKPLRPIPPGRDHFAAQWRQMREFMFGQWIDIDKEVEPNALTRLRDDYFWQGDEYIIGVVDAFERLGYEKGRALYEQALTQGIDSLDDPPREFVEFFEHLDQLPSQFDLEAAERGRMLAMSATKTATMIIQGWAFYETAMTGDISASTGATGRFADDGPRRFIETARVFAEFTLPDIFDRHSEAFQDVIRVRLMHGLASRGLRRKWGDDVYLKFGEPIPVTSLLGFGSGMLLGRLVDHAFGRKLTHQELEDLAEYSSYSGRLWGAPERLYSPTGLELIKSLNYVLARGGNPSPWRAELVDAIAGPAHLTTLTDALPGVVKKLVARHANQLTATLALVPAGAVFGYQQIEAMVAGSFFEPLGYNYERRIRIFKEIAKLNVRIAMVADKLPWSNPIREQRKKTGAAARERIAMLDKIAKNRQIPLTYTSHDRSTKGEGFTG
- a CDS encoding winged helix-turn-helix transcriptional regulator, with the protein product MLALLGDEWTLLIVRESLLGARRFTDFAALPISNAVLSNRLRSLVDDGLLERRVYQDQPPRADYHPTEPCRALWPVLVSIWHWERTWVEGHIRSLPAMRHQGCGQDFSPVLRCGHCRQPVHVVHIDASWGPSGGWRRSVPRAVTRRRVRTDAPPDAGLFPETMAIFGNRWASAIMGAAFLGTRRFTDFQTRLSAPAAVVADRLRLFCDIGVLQAAAHPGRADWSEYHLTPKGLAFYPVIATAIHWGETYLGAPDGPALLFTHTACGHPFVPELGCDQCAEALAGSAIGVVA